CGGTCAGCTCGGCATGCGCCTTGGCGACCTCGCTCAGGACCCAGCGGTTCAGCGACACCTTCGCGGCGTGCGGGTCGTAGCCGGCGGCGCGGACGCACCCGTTGACCTCGCCGAAGCGGGCGGCGTTCCAGATCTTGGTCGCGAACGAGCGGTAGCCGTCGACGCGCTGTACCGAGAGCTTGATGTCGCGGCCCTGCACCGCCATCGCGGCGAGCGTGAAGCGCAGCGCGTCGGCGCCGAAGCGGTCGATGCCGTCGGGATAGTCCTTCCTCGTCGCCGAGGCGATGCGGTCGACGTCCTTCTTGTCGGTGAAGCCGATCGTTCGCTTGGCGATCAGCGCCTCGAGCGAAATGCCGTCGACGAAGTCGAGCGGGTCGAGGACGTTGCCCTTCGACTTCGACATCTTCTGCCCGCGCTCGTCGCGCACGAGCGCGTGCATGTAGACCTCGTGGAACGGCACTTCATGCAGGAAGTGAAGTCCCATCATCATCATCCTGGCGACCCAGAAGAAAATGATGTCGAAGCCGGTGACGAGAACGCTGGTCGGATAGTAGCGCTCGACATCCTTGAGATCGTCCGGCCAGCCCAGCGTCGAGAACGGCCACAGCGCGGACGAGAACCAGGTGTCGAGCACGTCCTCGTCGCGGACGAGCTTGGTCGGCGCGCCGAACTTGGCGTCTGCGGCCGCCTGCGCCGCAGCCTCCGTCTCCTCGACGAAGATCGTGCCGTCCGGCGCGTACCACGCGGGGATCTGGTGGCCCCACCAGAGCTGGCGCGAGATGCACCAGGGCTGGATGTTGTCGAGCCAGGCGAAGTACGTGTTCTCGTATTGCTTAGGCACGAAGCGCATCTTGCCGCCGCGCACCGCGGCGAGCGCGGGCTGCGCCATGGTCTTTGCGTCGACGTACCATTGGTCGGTGAGCCAGGGCTCGATGACGACGCCCGAGCGGTCGCCATGCGGCACGGCATGCGCGTGCGCCTCGACCTTCTCGAGCAGGCCGGCCTCGTCCATCATCTCGACGATGCGCTTGCGCGCCTCCTCGCGCGACAAGCCGTGCAGGTGGAGCGCGGTTTGACGCGCCTCGGCGGCGTCGGGGATGCCGGCGAAGAACGCCCCGTTCCCCTGCAGCAGCAGGCGCGCCTCGGCGTCGAGGATGTTGATCAGCGCGAGGTCGTGGCGGCGGCCGACCTCGAAGTCGTTGAAATCGTGCGCCGGGGTGATCTTCACCGCGCCGGTCCCCTTCTCGGGATCGGAATAGGAATCGGCGACGATCGGGATCGGGCGGCCGACCAGCGGCAGCTTCACGCGCTTGCCGACGAGGTGCGTGTAGCGCTCGTCCTCCGGGTGCACGGCGACGCCGGTGTCGCCCAGCATCGTCTCCGGCCGCGTGGTGGCGACGACGATCGACTCGCCTGTCGGTGCGCCCGCCTCGTCGACGATCGGGTAGCGGAAATGCCAGAGGTGACCCTTCGTCTCGGTCGGCACGACCTCGATGTCGGAGACGGCGGTGAGCAGCTTGGGGTCCCAGTTCACCAGCCGCTTGTCGCGATAGATCAGCCCCTCGCGGTGCAGCGCGACGAACACCTTTCGCACCGCGTGCGACAGGCCCTCGTCCATGGTGAAGCGCTCGCGCGACCAGTCGCACGAGGCGCCGAGCCGGCGCAGCTGGTTGACGATGGCGCCGCCCGATTCCTGCTTCCACTGCCAGACCCGCTGGAGGAATTTCTCGCGCCCCATGGCGCGGCGGCCGGGCTCCTGGCGCTCGGCGAGCTGTCGCTCGACCACCATCTGCGTCGCGATGCCGGCATGGTCGGTGCCCGGCTGCCAGAGCACGTCGCGCCCGCGCATGCGCTCGAAGCGGCAGAGGATGTCCTGCAGCGTGTTGTTGAGCGCGTGGCCCATGTGCAGCACGCCGGTGACGTTCGGCGGCGGAATGACGATCGTGAACGGCTCGGCAGCGGCACGGTCGGGACGGCCGGCCTCGAAGGCGCGCGACTCCTCCCAAAGGGCCGAGATGCGCCGCTCGACGGCGGCGGGATCGAAGGTCTTGTCCATGACGAAGGAGGGCTGAGCCGCGATGGTTCGGGGAAGCGCCGCTAAAGAGCGGACCCGTCCCCGGCTGTCAACGCGCCGGGCAGCTTAGCTCGCCGCTCAGCGGGTGCGGCGCGCCATCCGTTCGATCTCCTCGCGGATGATCGATTCGACGAGGCCCGGCAGATGCGCGTCGAGCCAGTCTTTGAGAAGCGGGCGCAGCATGTCGCGGGCGAGGCCGCGCAGCTCCTGCGAATCGGCGGCGAGCCGGCTGACCGCCAGCGTGTTGAAGGCTGACGCGAGCGTTTGGTTCGTCGCGGCGGAGAACAGGCCGGCGTCCGGCGCCTCCTCTCGCGGCGCGAGGTCGCGCGCGGTCTCGGCAGTCGCAGGCATGGGCGGCTCCTCCGCGACGGGCTCAGGCGCGGTCGGCGCCGGCGCCTCCTCGATGGTCTCCTCGGCGAGGGCCTCCTCGAAGAACTGGCCTTCGTAGACGTGATCATGCGCCGCATTCACGGCGGCGGCGCGCATGTCCGGCTCCTCGTGCATGGCGCGCAAGGCGGCCTCGTGGACGTCGCGATCCGGCAAGGCCACTGCGTTAACCGGTGCCGGGTCGCGCAGCACGGTATTCGGAGGTGCCTCGCTCGCTGACGGCGCGGTCGGACGCAGCGTGTCCCGCACCGGGGCCGGCCCTGCTGGCGTCGGAAACTGTGGGGTGGCGATCAGGCCCTGCTCCGGCGGCATCGCGTCGACGGGGGGCACCCTGGCGGTGGCATGGGCCGGCGCCTCGGCCTTCGCCCTGCTCTCCGCCGGCTCAAAGGCCGCAGGCTCCGGCGCGAGGGTACCCGGCAGCGGCTGGTCGTCGGCGATGATACGCCGGATCGAGGCCAGGATCTCCTCCATGGACGGCTCCGCGCCGGACGCCGGAGACGGGACGGGATTGACTGCGTTCATGGCCTCGGACGCTTTATGTCATGCGGCGCGCGGGAAACACAGCGCGCCTCGGCTCGATCCCCGACGCCGCTTCGTCGGTGAGGAGCCATACACACTGTAGAGCGGCGATTGCCGAACCGGCAAGGCGCCGCGCATATTCGCGTTGTGGATGCGTCGTTCGGGACGGAACCGTCGCGTCAGCGCCCGTCGGGCGTGCGCAGGCCGATCCAGCGGTCCTTGACCTGATCGAAGTGGATCGTCGGATCGTACTCGATCACCGCGAGGCCGAGGTTCGCCGCCGTCAGGCGCCCCGTCGCGGCGTCGACCGCATAGCTTGCGACGACGCGGTCGCGCTGCGCGGTGACGAGACTGACGCGCGACTGCAGCAGCGTCTGCTGCGCCATGAGAACGTCGAGCGTGGTGCGCTGGCCGACCTTGGCCTCCTCGCGCACGCCGTCGAGGGCGATCTCCGACGACTTCACGGCGGCCTCGGACGAGCGGATGACCGCCTTCGACGATTCGAGCTGGCCCCAGGCGGAGACGACGTTGGCGCGAATCTGGTCGCGCTGCAGATCGGCCTGCAGGCGGGCCTGCGCCAGCAGCTCCTTCGCCTGGCGGATCGTCGCGTACTCCTGGCCGCCCTGGTAAAGCGGCACGTTGAGCTGGGCGAGCGCCGTCGCCTGGAACTGGCTGTAGGTCGGCAGGCCCTGCTGCGCGTTGGCCTGCGTGACGCCGGCGACGACATTCAGCGTCGGGTACAGCGCACCTTCGGCGATCTGCACCTGTAGCGCGGCGGCGTCGACGTTGTGGAACGCCGCCTGGATGCCCGGGTGCTCGGCGAGCGCGACGACGATCGCGTCCTCGAGCCGCGAGGGCAGCAGCCGGTCGATCGGCCGCGCCGCCTCGAGCCGGTGCGGCTCGACGCCGATGATCTGGCGGTAGTTGGCGATGCTCGTCGAGAGGTTGGCCTGCGCCGTGAAGTACTGCGAGCGTGCCGTCGCGAGGCTCGATTCCGCCTGAGCGACGTCGGTGCGGGTCACCTCACCGACGTTGAAGCGGTCGCGGGTCTGGCGCAGCTGCTCCTCGAGGACGGTGATGTTGTTCTTGTTGAGCTCGAGAATGGCCGTGTCGCGCAGCACGTTCATGTACGCGGTGGCGCCGTTCTGCAGCGTGTTCTGCTCGGTGTTGCGCGTCTGCTCGCGCGACTGCATCACCTGGCTCTCGGCCTGCTTCACGCCATTGGTCGTGCGATTGCCGTTGAAGATGTTCTCGGTGACCGTGAAGCCGGCCTGGTTCGGGAACGTGTTAGAGTGGACGTTCTGGCTGAAGATCGTGCCGTCGGTCCGCGCGTAGCCGAACTGCGCGGTGCCCTGCACGGTCGGCCGGTAGCCGCTGTTGGCCTTCGAGACGTTCTCGTCGGTGGCGCGCGTCGAGGCGCGCTGCTGGTTGAGGTCGGGGTTGCCCATGTAGGCGCGAGCGAGCGCGCTTGAGATGGTCTCGGCGCGGGCGGCCTGGGACCCAAGCCCGAAAGTAAGCACCAAGGCGGCGCCGACCCGCAGGGCAAACGCCGTGCACGTCGCCGAGAGGTGACCCGGACGACAGCCACATACCGCTGTATCACCGCGACTCGAAGTGGCGGTGGACGACGCGCTTTCCATGAGCGCGACAATATCGGGATTCATGGCGCAAAACCGCGCCTGACGCCGCCTCGGCATTGAAAACAAACCGGTGGCGCAAAAATGCGACATCAGCGTTTTTCGCTTG
This Beijerinckiaceae bacterium RH AL1 DNA region includes the following protein-coding sequences:
- a CDS encoding hypothetical protein (ID:RHAL1_02044;~conserved protein of unknown function;~source:Prodigal:2.6) — protein: MEEILASIRRIIADDQPLPGTLAPEPAAFEPAESRAKAEAPAHATARVPPVDAMPPEQGLIATPQFPTPAGPAPVRDTLRPTAPSASEAPPNTVLRDPAPVNAVALPDRDVHEAALRAMHEEPDMRAAAVNAAHDHVYEGQFFEEALAEETIEEAPAPTAPEPVAEEPPMPATAETARDLAPREEAPDAGLFSAATNQTLASAFNTLAVSRLAADSQELRGLARDMLRPLLKDWLDAHLPGLVESIIREEIERMARRTR
- the bepC gene encoding Outer membrane efflux protein BepC (ID:RHAL1_02045;~source:Prodigal:2.6), whose protein sequence is MNPDIVALMESASSTATSSRGDTAVCGCRPGHLSATCTAFALRVGAALVLTFGLGSQAARAETISSALARAYMGNPDLNQQRASTRATDENVSKANSGYRPTVQGTAQFGYARTDGTIFSQNVHSNTFPNQAGFTVTENIFNGNRTTNGVKQAESQVMQSREQTRNTEQNTLQNGATAYMNVLRDTAILELNKNNITVLEEQLRQTRDRFNVGEVTRTDVAQAESSLATARSQYFTAQANLSTSIANYRQIIGVEPHRLEAARPIDRLLPSRLEDAIVVALAEHPGIQAAFHNVDAAALQVQIAEGALYPTLNVVAGVTQANAQQGLPTYSQFQATALAQLNVPLYQGGQEYATIRQAKELLAQARLQADLQRDQIRANVVSAWGQLESSKAVIRSSEAAVKSSEIALDGVREEAKVGQRTTLDVLMAQQTLLQSRVSLVTAQRDRVVASYAVDAATGRLTAANLGLAVIEYDPTIHFDQVKDRWIGLRTPDGR
- the valS gene encoding Valine--tRNA ligase (ID:RHAL1_02043;~source:Prodigal:2.6), which produces MDKTFDPAAVERRISALWEESRAFEAGRPDRAAAEPFTIVIPPPNVTGVLHMGHALNNTLQDILCRFERMRGRDVLWQPGTDHAGIATQMVVERQLAERQEPGRRAMGREKFLQRVWQWKQESGGAIVNQLRRLGASCDWSRERFTMDEGLSHAVRKVFVALHREGLIYRDKRLVNWDPKLLTAVSDIEVVPTETKGHLWHFRYPIVDEAGAPTGESIVVATTRPETMLGDTGVAVHPEDERYTHLVGKRVKLPLVGRPIPIVADSYSDPEKGTGAVKITPAHDFNDFEVGRRHDLALINILDAEARLLLQGNGAFFAGIPDAAEARQTALHLHGLSREEARKRIVEMMDEAGLLEKVEAHAHAVPHGDRSGVVIEPWLTDQWYVDAKTMAQPALAAVRGGKMRFVPKQYENTYFAWLDNIQPWCISRQLWWGHQIPAWYAPDGTIFVEETEAAAQAAADAKFGAPTKLVRDEDVLDTWFSSALWPFSTLGWPDDLKDVERYYPTSVLVTGFDIIFFWVARMMMMGLHFLHEVPFHEVYMHALVRDERGQKMSKSKGNVLDPLDFVDGISLEALIAKRTIGFTDKKDVDRIASATRKDYPDGIDRFGADALRFTLAAMAVQGRDIKLSVQRVDGYRSFATKIWNAARFGEVNGCVRAAGYDPHAAKVSLNRWVLSEVAKAHAELTAAIETYRFNDAAGAAYRFAWNVFCDWYVELAKPLLQGEADPAEKAETQATFAFVLDEIVKLLHPFMPFVTEELWAIKGAEGPKRESVLALAPWSDLSGLEDREAEAEIGWMIDLVSEIRSVRSEMGVPVAAQVPLVLVGADAATGRRADRWGDTVRRMARLSAITLASEAPPQSVQIPVRGSTAALPLEGVIDFAAERARLAKEIAKLKGEEAKIEGKLGNADFLARAPEEVVDEQRERLAEAQGRRAKLEVALSRLG